In a single window of the Thermofilum uzonense genome:
- a CDS encoding DUF371 domain-containing protein — MVEHDLGVIDEIVARGHPNIKASHRTTLEITKDAWLTPRGDCIIAVSSNKSASDLNPQLKKALKDGLWLVFIISALKINEYDYLVARGSPSLLFTDSRSLVIRKSSYIDGRTIAINSNKAAKDIHLKIREYLKSPDATIRVLLIATNSPDAVLAKLEDFIRKGGPGGT; from the coding sequence TTGGTTGAGCACGATTTAGGAGTCATTGATGAAATAGTAGCGCGTGGGCATCCGAACATAAAAGCCAGTCATAGAACCACCCTTGAAATAACCAAAGATGCATGGCTAACACCCAGAGGAGACTGTATAATAGCTGTTTCATCGAACAAGTCTGCTTCTGATCTCAATCCCCAATTAAAGAAGGCTCTCAAAGACGGACTTTGGCTGGTGTTCATAATATCCGCGCTTAAGATAAACGAGTATGACTACCTTGTAGCTAGGGGCTCTCCTTCCCTGCTTTTCACGGACTCTAGATCACTAGTGATCCGTAAAAGTAGCTACATTGATGGCAGGACAATAGCCATAAACTCCAATAAAGCAGCGAAAGACATACACCTGAAAATCCGAGAATACTTGAAAAGTCCCGATGCGACAATCAGGGTACTGCTAATAGCAACAAATAGCCCGGACGCAGTTCTGGCAAAGCTAGAAGATTTTATAAGAAAAGGTG